The sequence below is a genomic window from Dehalococcoidales bacterium.
ATCGGGGAGGGAACGAAGGTATGCCCCAGGGTGTACATCTTGAGCAGTGGCGTGAGTCCCACCGTATCGCCAAAGTCATAGGCATAGATGCCCTTGGTTAAACTGGGACTGGCTTGAGGCTCGACAGCGATGATGCGCAGGTCCGGTTTCTTGCCCGTGATTTTATCCTTGACGAAGGGCAGGAATGTTCCGGCAAAGTTGGAACCGCCGCCGATGCAGCCGATGATAATATCAGGATAGGTGTCAGCCATCTCCATCTGTTTCCTGGCTTCCAGCCCGATTATGGTCTGGTGAAGGAGCACATGGTTAAGGACGCTGCCCAGCGAATATTTGGTGTCATCATGGGTGGCCGCGTCCTCTACGGCTTCACTGATAGCGATGCCCAGACTGCCGGTGGTATCCGGGTACTGCTCCAGGACGCTGCTTCCCGCTTTTGTATCCCGGCTGGGGCTGGGCATAACCTTGGCCCCCCAGGTCTCCATCAGGATACGGCGGTAAGGCTTCTGGTTATAGCTGATCTTGACCATGTAGACCTTGAGCTCAATCCCGAAGAACATGCAGCCCATAGCCAGGGCGCTGCCCCACTGTCCGGCGCCGGTTTCCGTGGCGATTCGCTTGACGCCTTCCTGCTTATTGTAATAGGCTTGAGCTACGGCGGTGTTGGGCTTATGGCTGCCCGCCTGGCTGCTCCCTTCGTATTTATAGAAAATCCTGGCGGGGGTATCCAGGGCTTTCTCCAGGCGGTGTGCCCGGTGCAGCACGGTGGGGCGCCAGGTGCGGTAGACCTCCTGTACTTCTTCCGGAATTTCGATATAGTTTTCAGGGCTGAATTCCTGCATGATTAAACCCATGGGAAAGATGGGGGCTAAATCATCAGGGGTAACCGGGTTTCCGGTGGCCGGATGCAGAACGGGGGGTAGCGGCTCGGGCAGGTCAGGCAGGATATTATACCAGCTTGTGGGCATATCCTTTTCATCCAGGATAAACTTGGTTCTTTCCATATTCCCTCCTCAGGTTGTTAAATGAAAATATATAGCCTGCGCTCAGGTTTGTCAACCTGAGGAGGCTGCTGGTGACCTCAAATCAGTGACACGAAAGAGAGGCTTTCTCCTATCCCGGATTATAGCTCCGGTTCGAATCCAATGTGGGCCACCAAGTTTGGTAATATTATTACCACCGTTTAGCTTCAGATTATCTACTCAGTTTTGAAACTTACCAGTTTTGAGCTTACAGATTGGTAGTTATGTTACCAAAGACAAGGAAGCTTTCTCAACTGCAAACAAATTCATTGACATAAGTCCACGCAAGGGAATAAAATCCTCGCAGAACGCAGGTTTGCCTGCAAGTAAGACTATTTCCAAAGACCAATATTGCCTTGCAGGAGGTTTTTGATGTCAAGAAATAATGTGACTGAAATCATTATC
It includes:
- a CDS encoding TrpB-like pyridoxal phosphate-dependent enzyme, whose amino-acid sequence is MERTKFILDEKDMPTSWYNILPDLPEPLPPVLHPATGNPVTPDDLAPIFPMGLIMQEFSPENYIEIPEEVQEVYRTWRPTVLHRAHRLEKALDTPARIFYKYEGSSQAGSHKPNTAVAQAYYNKQEGVKRIATETGAGQWGSALAMGCMFFGIELKVYMVKISYNQKPYRRILMETWGAKVMPSPSRDTKAGSSVLEQYPDTTGSLGIAISEAVEDAATHDDTKYSLGSVLNHVLLHQTIIGLEARKQMEMADTYPDIIIGCIGGGSNFAGTFLPFVKDKITGKKPDLRIIAVEPQASPSLTKGIYAYDFGDTVGLTPLLKMYTLGHTFVPSPIHAGGLRYHGMAPIICHLYKLGLIEARAEYQIPVFEAGLKFARTEGIIPAPEPNHAIKVTIDEALRCKESGEAKTILMALSGHGHFDLAAYDEYLAGNLADYEYPEEKVKEAQASLPKVPGA